In the genome of Nocardia sp. NBC_00416, one region contains:
- a CDS encoding GFA family protein: MCSCEHCQKLSGAPVMSWVSFSEEGFAWTGPGGEPTWFETFPQICRGFCPECGSSVASKGDESGFVGVTITALDDHADLVPVDQSFAHNAVPWMAPLR; this comes from the coding sequence CTGTGCTCGTGCGAGCACTGTCAGAAGCTGTCAGGCGCTCCGGTGATGTCGTGGGTGTCCTTCTCGGAGGAAGGATTCGCGTGGACCGGGCCGGGTGGGGAACCGACCTGGTTCGAGACCTTCCCACAGATCTGCCGCGGGTTCTGCCCGGAATGCGGTTCCTCGGTCGCGTCCAAGGGTGATGAATCCGGGTTTGTGGGGGTCACGATCACGGCGTTGGACGATCATGCCGATCTGGTGCCGGTCGACCAGAGCTTTGCTCACAACGCAGTCCCGTGGATGGCCCCGCTGAGGTGA
- a CDS encoding nitroreductase family deazaflavin-dependent oxidoreductase — MALAPGTWPRPMQRAIRISNKYLLNPVMRAFAGKKNSYAAAIRHTGRKSGKQYSTPVGADRVPDGFIIPLGYGTRVDWLQNVLAAGQATVSAEGETWDVAEPEVIDAAKALPMLSPKRRRTFERVGIAQYLSVKFT; from the coding sequence ATGGCGCTTGCACCAGGAACCTGGCCTCGTCCGATGCAGCGCGCGATTCGTATCTCGAACAAGTATTTGCTCAACCCGGTCATGCGCGCATTCGCCGGGAAGAAGAACTCGTACGCGGCCGCCATCCGGCATACCGGCAGAAAATCGGGCAAACAGTACTCGACACCAGTCGGGGCAGATCGCGTGCCGGACGGGTTCATCATTCCGCTGGGCTACGGGACCCGAGTGGACTGGCTGCAGAACGTGCTCGCCGCCGGGCAGGCGACAGTGTCGGCCGAGGGCGAAACCTGGGACGTCGCCGAGCCCGAAGTGATCGACGCGGCAAAAGCATTGCCGATGCTCTCGCCGAAGCGACGACGGACCTTCGAGCGCGTAGGAATCGCGCAATACCTGAGCGTGAAGTTCACCTGA
- a CDS encoding metalloregulator ArsR/SmtB family transcription factor: MTEVDPEAEAGVFRALADSTRRQILEDLRPGELTAGDIAARFPISGPSISRHLGVLKAAGLVRERRAANRIYYSLVEERLALCVGRFLSTICPEQVVVRQRRQRTTKQKDAG; encoded by the coding sequence ATGACCGAGGTCGACCCCGAAGCGGAAGCCGGTGTGTTCCGCGCGCTGGCCGACTCGACACGCCGGCAGATCCTGGAGGACCTCCGCCCCGGCGAGTTGACCGCGGGTGATATCGCCGCAAGGTTTCCGATCAGCGGTCCTTCGATCTCCCGGCATCTGGGCGTACTCAAGGCAGCCGGGCTCGTCCGAGAGCGACGGGCCGCCAATCGGATCTACTACTCGCTCGTCGAGGAACGACTGGCGTTATGCGTCGGCAGGTTCCTGAGCACGATCTGCCCGGAACAGGTCGTCGTCAGGCAGCGCAGACAGCGAACCACGAAGCAAAAGGATGCCGGATGA
- a CDS encoding DUF2071 domain-containing protein — protein MRPPRMSSVVERRLLVNYRVDPEIAARSVPPPMRPQLVGGFAVAGICLIRLGQFRPSRLPGWVGLRTENAAHRIAVEWDGPRGRSTGVYIARRDSGSVLNVLAGGRLFPGEHSAARFDVRESAADLHVAYASHDETTRVSVDVRTAERFQGSELFADLAQASDFFRRGSAGFSATRGGRRLDGLELRTDSWHVEPVEVRSVRSTVFDDRDRFPPGSAVLDCALLMREVPVAWHPLPPMRVDAGATAENSARLE, from the coding sequence ATGAGACCTCCACGGATGTCCAGCGTCGTCGAGCGACGCCTTCTCGTGAACTACCGAGTCGACCCCGAGATCGCCGCGAGATCGGTGCCGCCGCCGATGCGACCGCAACTCGTCGGCGGTTTCGCGGTTGCCGGCATCTGCCTGATCCGCCTCGGACAGTTCCGGCCCAGCCGGCTACCCGGCTGGGTCGGGCTGCGCACCGAGAACGCCGCGCATCGCATCGCGGTCGAGTGGGATGGTCCGCGGGGACGCTCGACCGGCGTGTACATCGCGCGCCGCGACAGCGGCTCGGTGCTCAATGTCCTGGCCGGTGGCCGACTGTTTCCCGGTGAGCACAGTGCGGCACGGTTCGACGTGCGAGAGTCGGCGGCGGACCTGCACGTGGCCTACGCCAGTCATGACGAGACGACCCGCGTGAGCGTGGACGTCCGGACCGCCGAGCGGTTCCAGGGAAGCGAACTGTTCGCCGATCTGGCGCAGGCATCGGACTTCTTTCGGCGCGGCTCGGCCGGATTCTCGGCCACGCGTGGCGGTCGACGCCTCGATGGGCTCGAACTCCGAACGGATTCGTGGCATGTCGAGCCGGTCGAGGTCCGCTCGGTTCGGTCCACGGTCTTCGACGACCGGGACCGGTTCCCGCCGGGCAGTGCGGTGCTCGACTGCGCCTTGCTCATGCGCGAGGTGCCGGTGGCGTGGCATCCCCTTCCGCCTATGCGGGTCGATGCCGGCGCGACCGCAGAGAACAGCGCACGTCTGGAATAA
- a CDS encoding polyketide cyclase, whose protein sequence is MIGDRWGVNDSEIMRSYPCDDFVTAPALEVWRGVTVQAPSDAVWPWVTQVRLAPYSYDWIDNLGRRSPGELVALPEPHVGERFTTACGRRLGRIVSVDPGNAMTGTILSAVMSYVLVAEGHSTTRLLLKLVMQTNRWVALGLSVGDLAMARRQLLNLKLLAERQHHSDL, encoded by the coding sequence ATGATCGGTGACCGCTGGGGTGTGAACGACAGCGAGATCATGCGCTCATACCCCTGCGACGACTTCGTCACCGCACCCGCGCTGGAGGTATGGCGGGGCGTGACCGTCCAGGCACCTTCCGACGCGGTATGGCCATGGGTCACCCAGGTCAGGCTTGCGCCCTATTCGTACGACTGGATCGATAATCTGGGTCGGCGCTCACCCGGCGAGCTGGTAGCTCTTCCCGAACCGCATGTCGGCGAAAGGTTCACGACCGCCTGCGGACGCCGGCTGGGCCGGATCGTTTCGGTCGACCCGGGGAACGCGATGACCGGCACCATCCTGAGCGCCGTCATGTCCTATGTCCTCGTGGCAGAGGGACACAGCACGACGCGCCTGCTGCTCAAACTGGTCATGCAAACCAACCGCTGGGTGGCGCTCGGGTTGTCCGTAGGCGACCTGGCCATGGCCCGGCGGCAGTTGCTCAACCTGAAACTACTCGCTGAGCGGCAGCACCACAGCGACCTGTGA
- a CDS encoding SbtR family transcriptional regulator has protein sequence MHLLGDSFGPLGRLMAGGVLDPSPVFDDTRNEMADALDELLTAGVTAGLLREGVSGRVVLRALGGICGLRNTGWKDDAVHIATILYDGLHYVAPQHVSKCRG, from the coding sequence ATGCATCTGCTGGGAGACTCCTTCGGGCCACTGGGGCGGCTGATGGCCGGGGGCGTGCTGGATCCGTCCCCGGTCTTCGACGACACCCGCAACGAGATGGCCGACGCCCTCGACGAGCTGCTCACCGCAGGCGTTACCGCCGGCCTCCTGCGCGAGGGCGTCAGCGGGCGCGTCGTCCTGCGGGCTCTCGGCGGCATCTGCGGATTGCGCAATACCGGTTGGAAGGACGATGCGGTACACATCGCCACGATCCTGTACGACGGGTTGCATTACGTTGCACCGCAACACGTTTCGAAATGCCGCGGATAG
- a CDS encoding DUF2267 domain-containing protein has protein sequence MTHHNDPLAAGMHNAHTWLRAVADALGTEDLTFALRALRAWMHTVRDRISVPNSAHLTAQLPDFLRGIWYEGWVPSRVPGSHGVAEFVDEFAERAGISAGDVAFTAGCITSALERMMSPGQLDHVFAVFPDRLGIVLRGERPMAET, from the coding sequence ATGACGCATCACAATGATCCCCTTGCCGCCGGCATGCACAACGCACACACTTGGCTGCGGGCCGTCGCCGACGCGCTGGGTACCGAAGATCTCACGTTCGCACTGCGTGCGCTGCGCGCCTGGATGCACACCGTCCGAGACCGGATCAGCGTGCCCAACTCCGCGCATCTCACCGCCCAACTACCCGACTTCCTGCGCGGCATCTGGTACGAGGGATGGGTACCGAGCCGGGTACCGGGAAGCCACGGCGTCGCGGAGTTCGTCGACGAGTTCGCGGAGCGCGCCGGGATCTCGGCAGGCGATGTCGCGTTCACCGCCGGCTGCATCACCTCCGCACTGGAGCGGATGATGTCGCCCGGCCAGCTGGATCACGTGTTCGCCGTGTTCCCGGATCGCCTCGGCATCGTGTTGCGCGGTGAGCGGCCGATGGCCGAAACCTGA
- a CDS encoding DUF5996 family protein yields MRTTSNEVWPALRVDDWADTRDTLHMWTQIVGKLRLARAPMVNHWWQVTFYVSARGLTTSAIPYDRGTFDIEFDFTDHQLLIRSCTGARHRINLEAKTVATFYEEVMAALHALGIDITILARPVEVENAIPFAEDTTHAAYDRDHANTFWRQLVAADRVLNRFRGEFAGKASPVHFFWGAMDLAYTRFSGRTAPPHPGGAPNCADWVMVEGYSHELASTGFWPGGSAEGSFYAYAYPEPDEYAQTPIRPRAGYYDASIHEFLLPYEQVRTADEPEATVLEFLRSTYDAAADAAGWDREHLNAIAPRQR; encoded by the coding sequence ATGCGCACCACATCGAACGAAGTCTGGCCGGCCCTGCGGGTGGACGACTGGGCCGATACCCGCGACACACTGCACATGTGGACGCAGATCGTCGGCAAACTCCGCCTGGCCCGCGCCCCGATGGTCAATCACTGGTGGCAGGTGACCTTCTATGTCTCCGCACGCGGGTTGACCACCTCGGCGATCCCCTACGACCGCGGAACGTTCGATATCGAATTCGACTTCACCGACCACCAGCTACTCATCCGGTCCTGCACCGGCGCGCGGCACCGGATCAATCTGGAGGCCAAAACCGTGGCCACGTTCTACGAGGAAGTGATGGCTGCCCTGCACGCGCTGGGTATCGACATCACGATCCTGGCCCGGCCGGTCGAGGTGGAAAACGCGATTCCGTTCGCCGAGGACACCACGCATGCCGCCTACGACCGGGACCACGCCAATACCTTCTGGCGCCAGCTGGTGGCCGCCGATCGCGTCTTGAACCGGTTCCGCGGGGAGTTCGCCGGCAAGGCCAGCCCGGTGCACTTCTTCTGGGGTGCGATGGACCTGGCCTACACCCGCTTCTCCGGGCGCACCGCGCCACCGCATCCGGGTGGCGCCCCGAACTGCGCCGACTGGGTCATGGTCGAAGGCTATTCACACGAACTGGCCAGCACCGGTTTCTGGCCCGGCGGCTCGGCCGAGGGCAGTTTCTACGCTTACGCCTATCCCGAGCCCGACGAATACGCGCAGACACCGATCCGGCCGCGGGCCGGCTACTACGACGCCTCCATCCACGAGTTCCTGCTTCCCTACGAGCAGGTGCGCACCGCCGACGAGCCCGAAGCCACCGTGCTGGAGTTCCTCCGGTCCACCTACGATGCCGCCGCCGACGCCGCCGGCTGGGACCGCGAACACCTGAACGCGATCGCGCCTCGGCAGCGGTGA
- a CDS encoding DUF6069 family protein, with product MSTAATIAGTAARIPAMNRPVAVFGALGAALLANLVVWLIGAAAGGTFETTNAGQVQSVAPGGIITMTVVPMLIGLSAAALLSYKWTGVLRVAAVTGPVLAVATIGSTVSADFDTASTIALSITHLTLVPAIVVATEGMRRKLIEG from the coding sequence ATGAGCACCGCCGCCACTATCGCCGGAACCGCCGCCCGCATCCCCGCCATGAATCGTCCGGTCGCCGTTTTCGGCGCGCTCGGCGCCGCTCTCCTGGCCAACCTCGTTGTCTGGCTGATCGGCGCGGCCGCCGGTGGCACGTTCGAAACGACCAATGCGGGTCAAGTGCAGAGTGTCGCCCCCGGCGGAATCATCACGATGACAGTGGTCCCGATGCTGATCGGTCTCAGCGCGGCTGCGCTGCTGTCCTACAAGTGGACCGGCGTGCTGCGCGTCGCCGCGGTGACGGGCCCGGTGCTCGCCGTCGCGACCATCGGCTCGACCGTGAGTGCCGACTTCGACACCGCGTCCACGATCGCGCTGTCGATCACGCACCTGACACTGGTCCCCGCCATAGTCGTCGCCACCGAGGGCATGCGCCGCAAGCTGATCGAAGGGTGA
- a CDS encoding DMT family transporter produces MVPGDDAALRNLATGATVRPLLVCAVSTGLFQAAFLSSVSRTGAALATVTALGAAWMTGTVAAVAGCALLPAPVGGARMDPLGLLLAVAAGTCYGLYTVCAGQMAAANRAADLPALSALALLLGSLPLVPWMISDSTPLRGTALALIAWLGLATTTAAAYWLFTAGLVRVRATTAGTLGLAEPLAAAVIGVLLLHERLSPLAWGGCALILAGMITTCLPQTPRGRDSAHATKFSKGVDLNNCLGFRMVSREVHDSRRSS; encoded by the coding sequence GTGGTACCCGGTGATGACGCCGCACTCCGGAATCTCGCCACGGGCGCGACCGTGCGCCCGCTCTTGGTTTGCGCGGTCTCGACGGGTCTTTTCCAGGCGGCCTTCCTCTCCTCGGTGTCGCGGACCGGTGCCGCGCTGGCCACGGTGACCGCTCTGGGCGCCGCCTGGATGACCGGTACCGTCGCGGCGGTCGCCGGCTGCGCCCTGCTGCCGGCGCCGGTCGGCGGGGCCCGAATGGATCCGCTCGGCCTGTTGCTGGCGGTCGCCGCGGGTACCTGTTACGGCCTCTACACCGTCTGCGCCGGACAGATGGCCGCCGCGAACCGCGCCGCCGATCTGCCCGCACTGTCCGCGCTCGCCCTGCTGCTGGGCTCGCTTCCCTTGGTGCCTTGGATGATCAGCGACAGCACCCCCTTGCGCGGGACCGCTCTCGCCTTGATCGCCTGGCTGGGCCTGGCCACCACCACCGCCGCCGCGTACTGGCTGTTCACCGCGGGGCTCGTCCGGGTGCGGGCGACCACGGCCGGAACGCTAGGCCTCGCCGAGCCATTGGCCGCGGCAGTGATCGGCGTGCTCCTGCTCCACGAGCGTCTCTCGCCCCTGGCGTGGGGCGGCTGCGCGCTGATCCTCGCCGGAATGATCACCACGTGCCTGCCGCAGACGCCGCGCGGTCGCGATTCCGCACATGCGACGAAGTTCTCGAAGGGGGTTGACCTAAATAATTGTTTAGGTTTCAGGATGGTCTCACGAGAAGTTCACGACTCCAGGAGATCATCATGA
- a CDS encoding Lrp/AsnC ligand binding domain-containing protein: MRIRPPARPVIEGFRDWAARIPEVIGLFVTSGTHDFLIHVAVPDVDSIYAFVIDRLAERREIVDVQTTMFYEHVQSRRIEPASADRPRAARRAR, encoded by the coding sequence GTGCGCATCCGGCCGCCGGCCCGCCCCGTCATCGAGGGGTTCCGGGATTGGGCGGCACGAATACCCGAGGTGATCGGCCTGTTCGTCACCTCGGGCACGCACGACTTCCTGATCCACGTGGCCGTCCCGGACGTCGACAGCATTTACGCCTTCGTCATCGACCGGCTCGCCGAACGCCGTGAGATCGTCGACGTGCAGACCACGATGTTCTACGAACACGTGCAGTCCCGCCGCATCGAGCCGGCGAGTGCCGACCGGCCCCGCGCCGCCCGCAGAGCTCGCTGA
- a CDS encoding zinc-dependent alcohol dehydrogenase family protein — protein sequence MPRVVVFDRFGGPDVMHIVDEPVVEPAAGEVRVRIEAFAVNPLDLMMRSGASPAPITLPRARLGVEGTGIIDAVGPEVTGLEAGDPVVLTAVPDASVRGSYAEYTTVPASRVLARPAGLGVAAAAAIWVAYSTAYGALVEKARMRPGDYVLITAASGGVGRAATQIANQIGAVPIAVTRHAAKRDDLIAAGAAAVIATDQVDIAEAVRHHTGGAGADIVLDLVMGPGQQDLLAAARPGGTLVAAGFLDPRPTPFPGGAALAIYSYRSFEHTLDPVVVKRMAAFLNAGVRLGALSPAVDTVFTLDDVVEAHRHLEKGLHAGKKIVVTV from the coding sequence ATGCCACGAGTCGTCGTATTCGACCGGTTCGGCGGGCCGGATGTCATGCACATCGTCGACGAGCCGGTCGTCGAGCCCGCGGCCGGCGAAGTACGGGTCAGGATCGAAGCGTTCGCCGTCAACCCGCTCGACCTGATGATGCGTTCCGGCGCCTCGCCCGCGCCCATCACCCTGCCGCGGGCACGCCTCGGCGTCGAAGGAACCGGCATCATCGACGCGGTGGGCCCTGAGGTCACCGGGCTGGAGGCCGGCGATCCGGTCGTTCTCACGGCCGTACCCGACGCGAGTGTCCGGGGTAGCTACGCCGAATACACCACGGTCCCGGCGAGCCGGGTCCTCGCCCGGCCGGCCGGGCTCGGAGTCGCTGCTGCGGCGGCGATCTGGGTCGCGTACTCCACGGCCTACGGCGCGCTCGTCGAGAAGGCGAGGATGCGTCCTGGCGACTATGTCCTCATCACTGCCGCGTCCGGCGGTGTGGGTCGGGCGGCCACGCAGATCGCCAACCAGATCGGCGCCGTGCCCATCGCCGTCACTCGGCACGCCGCGAAGCGGGACGACTTGATCGCCGCCGGCGCCGCCGCGGTCATCGCGACCGACCAGGTGGATATCGCCGAAGCCGTCCGCCACCACACCGGGGGCGCCGGCGCCGATATCGTCCTCGACCTGGTCATGGGTCCCGGCCAGCAGGATCTCCTGGCGGCGGCCCGCCCCGGTGGGACGCTGGTCGCCGCGGGCTTCCTGGATCCTCGGCCCACACCCTTCCCGGGGGGCGCGGCGCTCGCGATCTACAGCTACCGGAGTTTCGAGCACACCCTCGACCCCGTGGTGGTGAAGCGCATGGCGGCTTTCTTGAACGCCGGTGTCCGCCTCGGCGCACTGTCGCCCGCCGTCGACACGGTGTTCACCCTCGACGACGTCGTCGAGGCGCACCGCCATCTGGAGAAGGGGCTCCACGCCGGGAAGAAGATCGTCGTCACGGTCTAG
- a CDS encoding winged helix-turn-helix transcriptional regulator, translating to MQNAAGTAFLADCPTRLAVEILSDKWTVLVLFGLSHQPRRHGELVDLIGGISRKVLTQTLRRLQQYGLVERRAEAPRRVVYSLTDLGATLVEPIDVLTNWARDHGGAIVDFQEAAGTGSAARRTAG from the coding sequence ATGCAGAACGCCGCCGGAACGGCCTTCCTCGCCGACTGCCCCACTCGACTGGCGGTCGAGATCCTGTCCGACAAATGGACCGTGCTCGTGCTCTTCGGCCTCAGCCATCAGCCGCGCCGGCACGGGGAACTCGTCGACCTCATCGGCGGTATTTCGCGCAAGGTCCTCACCCAGACGCTGCGCCGACTCCAGCAGTACGGACTGGTCGAACGCCGTGCCGAAGCGCCACGGCGGGTCGTGTACAGCCTCACCGACCTCGGCGCGACCCTCGTCGAGCCCATCGATGTCCTGACGAACTGGGCGAGGGACCATGGCGGGGCCATCGTCGACTTCCAGGAGGCAGCCGGTACCGGGTCCGCGGCTCGGCGAACAGCCGGCTGA
- a CDS encoding aKG-HExxH-type peptide beta-hydroxylase: MTLRPAATPLDGDLGRWLPSPDGGRVLRRLYSTALNQQVARACAALVHSVDRRQATRIEALLPALADSDWTTPELAHAHFVGSADERRALTTARRAVAQLEQIAAGPPPPLQLTTTGHNPPPWVEYALDRFVDDQRRNDSLSVELESVTPEPATLDGARNALTRLADSWPEMSRITETLVREVRWTKGSARASSSATLTQTYGAVFLRADLTRPVVLYELLVHEATHLELIARMAVDKLLTNGSVRAPSPFRPVARPLTRVLHATLVAARLAEAMRRYRPETARERDLLRQRTKQFTDDLAIGLATLTEHGRWTTIGNEFFVDLQRAAR; the protein is encoded by the coding sequence ATGACACTCCGTCCGGCGGCAACTCCACTCGACGGCGATCTCGGTCGCTGGCTCCCGTCGCCGGACGGAGGGCGGGTCCTCCGGCGCCTCTACAGCACGGCATTGAACCAACAGGTCGCCCGCGCCTGCGCCGCCCTCGTCCACTCGGTGGACCGACGACAGGCCACCCGGATCGAAGCTCTCCTACCTGCTCTGGCCGACTCCGACTGGACCACACCGGAACTCGCTCATGCCCACTTCGTGGGCTCGGCCGACGAGCGGCGCGCGCTCACCACGGCCCGGCGGGCGGTGGCGCAGCTCGAGCAGATCGCGGCCGGTCCACCACCCCCGCTCCAGCTGACGACCACCGGCCACAACCCGCCTCCGTGGGTGGAATACGCGCTGGACAGATTCGTCGACGATCAGCGACGCAACGACAGTCTCTCGGTCGAGCTGGAATCCGTGACACCCGAGCCGGCGACTCTCGACGGAGCACGGAACGCGCTCACCCGCCTGGCCGACAGCTGGCCGGAGATGAGTCGTATCACCGAAACTCTGGTGCGGGAAGTCCGTTGGACGAAGGGCTCCGCGCGAGCTTCCTCGTCGGCCACCCTGACCCAGACATACGGGGCCGTGTTCCTACGGGCCGACCTCACCCGGCCCGTCGTGCTCTACGAACTCCTCGTCCACGAAGCCACCCACCTGGAGCTGATAGCCCGGATGGCGGTGGACAAGCTGCTCACCAACGGATCCGTCCGCGCCCCTTCGCCGTTCCGGCCGGTTGCTCGCCCACTCACCCGGGTGCTGCACGCGACACTCGTCGCCGCTCGCCTCGCGGAGGCGATGCGGCGCTACCGCCCGGAGACCGCTCGGGAACGAGATCTCCTGCGTCAGCGAACGAAACAGTTCACTGACGATCTCGCCATCGGGCTGGCGACCCTCACCGAGCACGGGCGCTGGACCACTATCGGCAACGAATTCTTCGTCGACCTACAACGCGCCGCGCGATAA
- a CDS encoding alpha/beta hydrolase has protein sequence MQFNSEKRLDDGVLEREFTLGEIPGFLWTPRSASASAPAPLILCGHPGGLPMMYPRLAARARSAAAAGFAAATLELPGSGDRPRSTAAEQARADLRRAIGAGAPVGDEIVARLVLPLVEQAVPEWRAVLDALLALPEISGPVGYSGGVIAIGVRLAVVEPRIAAALLFAGSFVPRVMFDEARQVTIPLQVLLQWDDEGNDRQLALDLFDAFGSAEKTLHANMGGHTGVPQFEGDAGNRFFARHLK, from the coding sequence ATGCAATTCAACTCTGAAAAGCGCCTCGACGACGGCGTCCTCGAACGCGAATTCACCCTCGGCGAGATCCCCGGCTTCCTGTGGACGCCCCGGTCCGCCTCTGCCTCCGCACCGGCGCCGCTGATCCTGTGCGGCCACCCCGGCGGACTGCCCATGATGTACCCCCGCTTGGCGGCGCGGGCCAGATCCGCCGCGGCGGCGGGCTTCGCCGCGGCCACCCTCGAGCTCCCCGGGAGCGGTGACCGGCCCCGTTCGACCGCCGCCGAGCAGGCCCGCGCCGACCTGCGCCGGGCGATCGGGGCCGGCGCGCCGGTCGGCGACGAGATCGTCGCCCGGCTCGTCCTCCCGCTGGTCGAGCAGGCGGTTCCGGAGTGGCGGGCGGTCCTGGACGCGCTCCTTGCGTTGCCGGAGATCAGCGGCCCGGTCGGGTACTCGGGAGGGGTGATCGCCATCGGCGTCCGGCTGGCGGTGGTCGAGCCGCGCATCGCGGCCGCCCTGCTGTTCGCCGGGAGTTTCGTGCCCCGCGTCATGTTCGACGAGGCCCGGCAGGTCACCATTCCGCTGCAGGTCCTGTTGCAGTGGGACGACGAAGGCAACGACCGGCAACTGGCCCTGGACCTGTTCGACGCATTCGGCTCCGCGGAGAAGACGCTGCACGCCAATATGGGCGGGCATACCGGCGTTCCGCAGTTCGAGGGGGACGCCGGGAACCGGTTCTTCGCCCGGCACCTGAAGTGA